GATGATCGCGGCGTAGCCGAAGCAGAGGTGCACCGCCGTCGTGCCGGTGACGCCGTCGAGCGCCGCGTTCAGCGCGGCCAGCCCGTACGCGCGGGCGGCGTCCGGGCGGGCCTGCATGTAGGGCTCGTCGAGCTGCACCACGTCCGCGCCGGCCGCGAACAGGTCGGCGACCTCGGCGTTGACGGCCTCGGCGTAGGCCATGGCCGCCGCCTCCGCGTCGGGGTAGTGCTCGTTCTGCGCCTGCTGGGACATCGTGAACGGCCCCGGCACCGTGATCTTGATCGGCCGATCGGTGTGCGCCCGCAGGAACCGCACGTCCTCCACCTGGACGGGCCGAGGCCGGCGGATCGGGCCCGTGATCCGCGGGACGGGGTTCGGGTGGCCGCTGCGGTCGAGCGCCGTACCGGGATCGTCGACGTCGACGCCCTCCAGCGCGGTCGCGAAGTGGTTGGAGTAGCTCTCCCTGCGGATCTCGCCGTCGGTCAGGATGTCGAGGCCCGCCTCCTCCTGCGCCCGGATCGCCAGCAGCGTCGCGTCGTCCTGGGCCTCGGGGAGGAGGTCGGGCGGGATCCGCCACAGCTCCCTGGCCCGCACGCGCGGCGGGAACCGCCCGGCCAGCTTCGAACGGTCGATCAGCCACTCCGGCTGGGCGTAGCTTCCGACCAGGGACGTGGGCAGCGGCGGCAGCGGTGCCATCGGCGGTCCTCAGCTCATCGGGGTGCCGTAGGTCTCTCCGAACACGATCTCATCGACGGGCCTGCGCGTCAGCTTCGCGGGGAAGCCGCGCTCGGGGTAGCCGACGGCGATGTGGGCGGCCGTGATGACGCCGTCCGGGATGCCGAGCAGCTCCTTGACCTGCGGTTCCGCGTGGACGAGGAGGGTGGTCAGCGCGCTCGCCACGCCCTGGGCGCGCAGCGCGAGGCAGAAGTTCTGCGCGGTCGGGTAGATGGACCCGCCGCCCACGACGCTGAACCGGTCGAGCTCCAGGTCGGTGGGGTGCAGGCCGTCGATCTCGGCGCACAGGACGACGATCGCCGGGACCTCGTGCAGGTGCTCGGCGAAGTGGTCGGCGTCGGCGACGGCCTTCGGCAGGGCGCCGACGCCGATCTCCCCGCTGCCGATGCCCTCCAGGTACGCCTTCCACGGCCCGAGGTACCACTCGGCGAGCCGCCGCTTGCGGTCCTCGTCGCGCACGACGACCCAGCGGACGGGCTGCCGGTTGCCGCCCTGCGGCGCGAACCGGGCCGCGTCGAACGCCGCCATCAGCACCTCGTCCGGCACCGGGTCGCGGCGGAAGTAGCGGCAGGTGCCGGTGGTCTTCATGGCCTCGATGACGTCCATGTCACCTCTCCGGGGGTCAGGGCTTGCGGCCGACGGCGCCGTACATCCAGATGAGGTCGAGGTCGGGGGTGACCTCGCCGTCGGGCCGCCAGAGGGGGGTCTGCACGATTCCCGGCTCCAGCAGTTCGAAGCCGTCGAAGACGCGCTCGATCTCGGACTTGCGCCGCGCCACGGCCGGGGCCTTGGCGCGGTTGTAGGCGCCGGCGACCTCGTTCACCTGGCTGGTGCGGAAGTCCTGCGTGGGGTGGGACACGACGAGGTAGCCGCCGCTCGGCATCGCGTCCCGCAGCGGGGCGACGATGTCCTGCGGCTCCCGGTCGGGGACGAACTGGAGCACCGAGACCAGCATGACCGCGAGCGGCTCACTGAAGTCGATCAGCTCGCGGACCCGCTCGTCGGCGATGATCGCCTCGGTGTCGCGGACGTCGGCCTGCACGACCGCCGTCCGGCCGCGCCCGCGCCCGCTGAGCAGCGCACGCGCGTGCACGAGCACGATCGGGTCGTTGTCGACGTAGACGACGCGGGTCTCGGGCGCGATCTCCTGGGCGACCTCGTGGACGTTGCGCTGCGTCGGCAGCCCGGCGCCGAGGTCCAGGAACTGCCTGACCCCGGCGTTCACCAGGTGGCGGACCACCCGGTGCAGGAAGGCGCGGTTCTCCCGCGCGATGGCGCGGAGCTCGGGCGCGGCGGCGAGGGCCGCCTCGGCCGCGACGCGGTCGGCCTCGTAGTTGTCCTTTCCACCGAGGTAGTAGTCGTACATCCGGGCGGGATGGGCGACTTCCACCTTCAGGTCGACGGGTGGCTGCTCGTGCTCGGTCACTACCGGGCCTCTCTGACGCGTACTGCTCCCTGCGCGTACCTCTGTGGCGAGCGCTGCCGGCCTGCCCACACCGCGAGGCGTCGCGTGCCGCTGCGGCGATCTTAGGGCGCGGCCCCGCTTTCACGTAGCGAAAAATGCGGATTCGGCCGCACACGGTCCTCGAAGATCATGACGGTCGATTCGAAATGTTTCGGAGACAGCCCCGTTCGGACATCCGCCCTGATCATGAAGCCGGTCGCCGGTTCACGAAAACCGATGGTTGACGGAAGGGCCGGCCAGGGCTATTTTCCATTCGACTCTCGAAAGTTATCGAAATGTTTCGAGAGCCGCCTGCTCCCGCAGTGAGGAGACCCCCGATGGTCAGATCACGTCGGCTGCCGAAGACCCCGTTGTTCCTGGCCCTGGTCCCGACCCTCACCGCCGTCACCGCCCAGCCCGTCACCGCCCAGCCCGTCACCGCCCAGCCCGCCGCCGCTCCCCCCGCCGACCGCGCGGGACGCGGCCACGACAGGCCGGCGGACCCCTCCTCGTCCATGCCGGGATGAGAAGGCCCCACCCCCAAGGAGGAACCAGACCATGAGAAGAGCGCTCATCGCGGTGCTCGGAGCGGCGACGCTGCTCCTGGCCCTGCTGGTGGCCGGCGCGCCCCCCGCCTCCGCCGCGAGCACCCTGAAGGACGCGGCGGCCGCCACCGGCCGCGTCTTCGGCACCGCCGCCGCCCAGGGCCACATGGGCGAAGCGGCGTACGTCGAGACGCTCGACCGCGAGTTCAACCAGCTCACGCCCGAGAACGAGATGAAGTGGGAGACGACCGAGCCGTCCCGCAACTCGTTCGACTACTCCGCCGCCGACCAGCTCGTCCGGCACGCCCGGTCGCGGGGCATGGAGGTGCGGGGGCACACGCTCGTCTGGCACAGCCAGCTGCCCGGCTGGGTGGAGGGCATCACCTCGCGCACCGAGCTGCTGCAGGTGATGCGGAACCACATCGCCAACGTCGCCGGCCACTACCGCGGCGAGCTCACCACCTGG
The sequence above is drawn from the Actinomadura hallensis genome and encodes:
- a CDS encoding SAM-dependent methyltransferase — protein: MTEHEQPPVDLKVEVAHPARMYDYYLGGKDNYEADRVAAEAALAAAPELRAIARENRAFLHRVVRHLVNAGVRQFLDLGAGLPTQRNVHEVAQEIAPETRVVYVDNDPIVLVHARALLSGRGRGRTAVVQADVRDTEAIIADERVRELIDFSEPLAVMLVSVLQFVPDREPQDIVAPLRDAMPSGGYLVVSHPTQDFRTSQVNEVAGAYNRAKAPAVARRKSEIERVFDGFELLEPGIVQTPLWRPDGEVTPDLDLIWMYGAVGRKP
- a CDS encoding nitroreductase family protein, with the translated sequence MDVIEAMKTTGTCRYFRRDPVPDEVLMAAFDAARFAPQGGNRQPVRWVVVRDEDRKRRLAEWYLGPWKAYLEGIGSGEIGVGALPKAVADADHFAEHLHEVPAIVVLCAEIDGLHPTDLELDRFSVVGGGSIYPTAQNFCLALRAQGVASALTTLLVHAEPQVKELLGIPDGVITAAHIAVGYPERGFPAKLTRRPVDEIVFGETYGTPMS
- a CDS encoding 5-methyltetrahydropteroyltriglutamate--homocysteine methyltransferase yields the protein MAPLPPLPTSLVGSYAQPEWLIDRSKLAGRFPPRVRARELWRIPPDLLPEAQDDATLLAIRAQEEAGLDILTDGEIRRESYSNHFATALEGVDVDDPGTALDRSGHPNPVPRITGPIRRPRPVQVEDVRFLRAHTDRPIKITVPGPFTMSQQAQNEHYPDAEAAAMAYAEAVNAEVADLFAAGADVVQLDEPYMQARPDAARAYGLAALNAALDGVTGTTAVHLCFGYAAIIHERPEGYSFLPELAGCSADQISIETAQSGLDLGVLADLADKTIILGVIDLSDHAVETPQTVAGRVRRAFDVVPPERIVIAPDCGMKYLPRESAEGKMRAMADAAALLRAELGTA